From Nitrospirota bacterium, the proteins below share one genomic window:
- the comE gene encoding sulfopyruvate decarboxylase subunit beta has translation MQSPEIELTSILKKNKVAFVCTLPCEKIRGLLQRVAEEFSHVPLTREEEGVGISAGIALAGKRPAMFVQSSGVGNMINALLSLTGFYELPLAVFVSRRGIYKEKIAAQMPMGQRLPGILKGAGIPYSIISSIEDFTLVEKNLAGVYKHGMIHAFLLSPAIFEGVCDSGAITLPSCPVSKKIEDCQPKRMKPQFTRFEILKIIAPYLDGKVVVCNLGFPSKELFHIRNQPSNFYMLGSMGMAAPIGLGISLTSDKEVIVIDGDGSILMNPGTLATTAHFAPANLTILAIDNSSYGSTGDQPTLTGSCVDLGLVAKGFGFQNVIKTASRKQLIDAMKQPHTGLRFIHALAIPGNKDVPTITLHHLEIKKQVMEFLKS, from the coding sequence GTGCAATCGCCTGAAATTGAGCTGACATCTATTCTCAAAAAAAACAAAGTGGCCTTTGTTTGCACCCTTCCCTGTGAAAAGATCAGAGGGCTCCTTCAAAGGGTAGCTGAAGAATTTTCTCATGTCCCGTTGACGAGAGAAGAGGAAGGTGTCGGCATCAGCGCGGGCATTGCGCTTGCCGGAAAGAGGCCCGCGATGTTCGTCCAGAGTTCCGGCGTCGGCAATATGATTAATGCCCTGCTTTCCCTGACCGGATTCTATGAACTGCCTCTCGCCGTCTTCGTGAGCCGGCGGGGGATCTACAAAGAGAAGATAGCCGCGCAAATGCCAATGGGGCAGCGTCTTCCGGGGATATTAAAAGGCGCGGGCATCCCGTATTCGATTATCAGTTCAATAGAAGATTTCACTCTGGTGGAAAAGAATCTTGCCGGTGTATACAAACATGGCATGATACACGCGTTTCTTCTGAGCCCTGCTATATTCGAGGGCGTCTGTGACTCGGGGGCAATAACATTGCCGTCATGTCCTGTTTCCAAAAAGATTGAGGACTGTCAGCCAAAAAGGATGAAGCCGCAGTTTACCCGTTTTGAAATTCTGAAAATAATAGCGCCATACCTCGATGGCAAAGTCGTTGTCTGCAATCTTGGTTTCCCCTCCAAAGAACTTTTCCATATCAGGAATCAGCCATCAAACTTCTACATGCTCGGCAGCATGGGCATGGCTGCGCCGATCGGCCTCGGCATCAGCCTAACATCCGACAAAGAGGTCATTGTTATAGACGGCGACGGCAGCATCCTCATGAACCCCGGCACTCTCGCAACAACAGCGCACTTTGCCCCGGCTAATTTGACGATCCTGGCAATCGACAACAGTTCCTACGGCTCAACAGGCGACCAGCCCACACTGACCGGCTCATGCGTAGACCTCGGACTCGTCGCAAAAGGTTTCGGTTTTCAGAACGTGATCAAAACCGCAAGCCGGAAACAATTGATCGATGCCATGAAGCAGCCTCACACAGGACTGCGCTTTATCCACGCATTGGCAATTCCAGGAAATAAAGACGTGCCGACGATTACTCTTCACCATCTTGAGATCAAAAAACAGGTGATGGAGTTTTTGAAATCGTAG
- a CDS encoding carboxymuconolactone decarboxylase family protein, translating to MRKGKNKSSIGQVKSLMKSRELTEGLSKMIEKQRGDLGFLLSALKMRPRTFNPYVLKGMSIYSEPSALDRKTVELVAVGAAAALRCEHCLTAHINRALDEGATNDEVLDAVLISGAISESSTLSVALRKFKQQAGKTTKITGRGKRVK from the coding sequence ATGAGGAAAGGAAAAAATAAAAGTTCCATAGGGCAGGTAAAATCCCTGATGAAAAGCAGGGAGCTTACCGAAGGGCTGTCAAAGATGATCGAGAAGCAGAGGGGAGATCTGGGGTTTCTCCTGAGCGCCTTGAAAATGCGTCCCCGCACTTTTAATCCTTATGTCCTCAAAGGGATGTCCATCTACAGCGAGCCGTCTGCCCTGGACAGGAAAACGGTTGAACTGGTTGCAGTCGGCGCTGCCGCCGCTCTCAGATGCGAGCATTGCCTTACCGCGCACATAAACAGGGCCCTTGACGAGGGCGCAACCAATGATGAAGTTTTGGATGCGGTCCTTATTTCCGGCGCAATTTCCGAATCATCAACTCTTTCCGTGGCCCTCAGGAAGTTCAAACAGCAGGCGGGGAAGACAACTAAAATAACGGGCCGGGGAAAGAGGGTTAAATAG
- a CDS encoding arginyltransferase has product MTENQLKQRTDTEILFTEDSPCPYFDDGRISSTEYFIPAKKRSHNFHELLSKGYRRIGSVFYRNVCKACSACIPLHIEAEKFQLSRSQKRTLGKNKDIRVEVQPRPSITPEKVALYDKYIAVKHKDDKKEETRSPLPFLLAMHSGYDHIIEMDYYCGEKLIAVGIVDEAEDSLSSNYFYYDTDHLDRRPGVFSIIQEIYLAREMGKKYLYLGFYIEENPKMRYKKFFRPNQIYRNDQWQDHLKGQ; this is encoded by the coding sequence GTGACGGAGAACCAGTTAAAGCAAAGGACAGACACCGAGATTTTATTCACAGAGGATTCCCCCTGCCCGTACTTCGATGACGGAAGAATATCTTCAACAGAATATTTCATCCCCGCAAAGAAGCGCAGCCATAACTTTCACGAGCTTCTGTCAAAAGGGTACAGGCGTATCGGGAGCGTATTTTACCGCAATGTCTGCAAGGCATGTTCAGCCTGCATCCCCCTGCATATTGAAGCTGAAAAATTTCAATTGAGCAGAAGCCAGAAAAGGACCCTCGGTAAAAATAAAGACATCCGTGTGGAAGTCCAACCAAGACCGTCCATCACCCCGGAGAAGGTCGCGCTTTACGATAAATACATAGCCGTGAAGCATAAGGATGACAAGAAAGAAGAAACACGCAGTCCCCTGCCTTTTCTTCTTGCAATGCATTCAGGTTACGATCACATAATCGAAATGGATTATTACTGCGGGGAAAAGCTTATAGCTGTAGGGATCGTTGATGAGGCAGAGGATTCGCTTTCGTCCAATTACTTTTACTATGACACTGATCATCTTGACAGGAGGCCCGGCGTGTTCAGCATTATCCAGGAAATTTACCTCGCGCGGGAAATGGGGAAGAAATATCTCTATCTTGGATTTTATATAGAAGAAAATCCGAAGATGCGCTATAAAAAGTTTTTCCGTCCCAACCAGATCTACAGGAATGATCAATGGCAGGACCACTTAAAGGGACAATGA
- a CDS encoding PAS domain-containing sensor histidine kinase — protein MGNAILRTDLVEALLRSASDFIYFKDLDGKYVAVSDSVAIHSGSMIKDMIGKSDLDFFPGEQAEAMLLEDKKIIETGEAVKDKIEKMVCLNGSEIWISVTKFPWKDSAGEIVGLICVCREVTERIEREKHILDMLSIATHDIRGPLSSIGSMIKLLMRGAFGFIDESVKVTLSDISGRIICLEKLLGEYLCKSSMMNVKMPEKEYLDLRQDIIDPTLDEFATEIEESRIRIDNRLGAIPGNKVIIKANARWIKIVYRNLIRNAIKYAASGQIAFGFEDKGDHYRLNVYNSGPPVPEERRTNIFEKFESTDSSGLGLAICRNLIKKHGGDMWYENTWDNHPNFIFTVPK, from the coding sequence ATGGGAAATGCTATTTTAAGAACTGATCTGGTAGAAGCGCTTCTGCGCAGCGCGTCGGATTTTATATATTTCAAGGACCTGGACGGCAAATACGTTGCGGTCAGTGACAGTGTCGCAATTCATTCGGGCAGCATGATCAAAGACATGATAGGCAAATCGGACCTGGACTTCTTCCCAGGGGAACAGGCTGAGGCGATGCTTCTTGAAGACAAAAAGATAATCGAAACAGGTGAGGCGGTCAAAGACAAAATAGAGAAAATGGTCTGTCTGAACGGATCAGAGATCTGGATCTCGGTTACCAAGTTCCCGTGGAAAGACAGCGCCGGAGAAATTGTAGGTTTAATTTGCGTGTGCAGGGAGGTCACTGAAAGGATCGAAAGAGAAAAACATATTCTCGATATGCTGAGTATCGCGACTCATGACATAAGGGGGCCTTTAAGTTCGATCGGCAGTATGATAAAACTCCTCATGCGCGGGGCGTTCGGCTTTATCGATGAAAGCGTCAAGGTCACTCTTTCTGATATTTCCGGGAGAATTATCTGCCTGGAAAAGTTATTGGGTGAGTACCTCTGTAAATCTTCCATGATGAACGTTAAAATGCCTGAGAAGGAATATCTCGACCTGCGGCAGGACATCATCGACCCCACCCTCGATGAATTCGCGACTGAAATTGAAGAAAGCAGGATCAGGATAGACAACCGGTTGGGCGCCATCCCGGGCAACAAGGTCATCATAAAGGCAAACGCGCGATGGATCAAGATCGTGTACAGAAATCTTATCCGTAATGCGATAAAGTATGCGGCCTCAGGGCAGATCGCCTTCGGCTTTGAAGACAAAGGAGACCATTACAGGCTGAACGTCTATAACAGCGGACCGCCTGTCCCGGAAGAACGAAGGACCAACATTTTTGAAAAGTTTGAGAGCACTGACAGTTCAGGCCTTGGCCTTGCGATTTGCCGGAACCTCATTAAAAAGCACGGCGGCGACATGTGGTATGAAAACACCTGGGACAACCATCCTAATTTTATCTTCACTGTTCCAAAATAA
- a CDS encoding glycosyltransferase, whose product MAGPLKGTMTKLTSQSFKLIITAALKKEVPKDWLASRGIPVHTLTALKAGALDQRSSSGIMVVITGAGYKASEEAARYVRDNLNPLFVFNIGTCGVINKKYPLGKWLIPEHVANEEGDMLKLDTRLPVPHPEKMINVRSLISVMKPSINDLPESLKGHEAIDMECYAQAKVFHDAKISFHCLKFSTDHSDHNTFSDFNRNVELFAGEVKKLFSFIRDDHRVTVIIPVHNRPHTIRRAIDSILSQSLQPEEIIVVDDCSTDGTQEILKSYGDKLTCVFLSENSGPSRARNEGVKYAKTEWIAFLDSDDCWEKDKLKNQIAYLTRCPFYQILQSEEMWIRNGVRVNPCMHHKKPEGWIWEQSLERCLVSPSGVLVKRSLLERYGLFDEGLLVCEDYDLWLKISRHHPVGLEPGLSVIKYGGHEDQLSRKYPAMDMFRARSLMKLLENEPHPEFREKIIDVLTRKLNILTKGYEKRKKTQEAEKCREMLASMSKYRKEMV is encoded by the coding sequence ATGGCAGGACCACTTAAAGGGACAATGACAAAACTGACATCCCAATCTTTCAAACTCATCATCACCGCTGCCCTGAAAAAAGAGGTCCCGAAAGACTGGCTTGCATCTCGCGGCATTCCCGTACACACTCTTACAGCCCTTAAGGCAGGGGCGCTTGATCAGCGCAGTTCATCGGGAATTATGGTTGTAATAACCGGCGCAGGTTATAAGGCAAGCGAAGAGGCCGCGCGCTATGTGCGTGATAACCTGAATCCACTGTTCGTCTTTAACATCGGCACATGCGGTGTAATAAATAAAAAATACCCGCTTGGCAAATGGCTAATTCCTGAGCATGTCGCAAATGAAGAAGGCGACATGCTGAAGTTAGACACGAGGCTTCCTGTTCCGCATCCTGAAAAGATGATAAATGTCCGCTCGCTGATCAGCGTCATGAAGCCTTCAATAAATGATCTGCCCGAATCATTGAAAGGACACGAGGCGATCGATATGGAATGTTATGCGCAGGCAAAGGTATTTCATGATGCTAAGATCAGCTTCCACTGCCTGAAATTCAGCACTGACCATTCAGACCATAACACCTTCTCCGATTTCAACAGGAACGTTGAACTTTTCGCCGGAGAGGTAAAAAAGCTTTTCAGCTTTATCAGGGACGATCACAGAGTGACCGTTATTATTCCTGTCCACAACCGGCCGCATACAATCAGGCGTGCAATTGATTCCATACTGTCTCAATCACTGCAACCTGAAGAGATCATCGTTGTTGACGACTGTTCCACCGACGGCACGCAGGAGATACTGAAAAGCTACGGCGATAAGCTGACCTGCGTTTTCCTGTCCGAAAACTCAGGGCCGTCAAGGGCAAGAAATGAAGGTGTCAAATACGCAAAGACAGAGTGGATTGCTTTTCTGGATTCCGATGACTGCTGGGAAAAAGACAAACTGAAAAACCAGATCGCATATCTCACGAGATGTCCTTTTTATCAAATCCTGCAATCGGAGGAAATGTGGATAAGAAACGGCGTGCGTGTTAATCCCTGCATGCATCACAAAAAGCCGGAAGGCTGGATATGGGAGCAATCCCTTGAGAGATGTCTTGTCTCGCCATCAGGAGTTCTTGTAAAGAGATCCCTGCTTGAACGTTACGGATTATTTGATGAGGGCCTTTTAGTGTGTGAGGATTATGACTTGTGGTTAAAGATATCAAGGCATCACCCGGTCGGGCTTGAGCCCGGTTTGTCCGTCATTAAATACGGCGGTCACGAGGACCAGCTTTCGCGGAAGTATCCCGCAATGGATATGTTCAGGGCCAGATCATTAATGAAACTATTAGAGAACGAGCCGCATCCCGAATTCAGAGAAAAGATCATCGACGTCCTTACAAGGAAGCTGAATATACTTACCAAGGGATATGAGAAGAGGAAGAAAACTCAAGAGGCGGAGAAGTGCAGGGAGATGCTCGCTTCCATGAGTAAATATCGGAAAGAGATGGTGTAA
- a CDS encoding DUF3037 domain-containing protein, whose protein sequence is MKIPYSFSILRYIHDIVSGEFINVGVVLYAPKARFLSTVCTSRYGRISKMFSNINGDHFRQVSRYIQARLEEEGERLLTELPFEKMPVSVKDFTPKVLPIDDSSLQFSPEGYGLTDNLQETLEQIYNRYVEKYYEKTERQSRSDEDVWKIYKRPLEEKHVIASLRPHQIIGNNYDYEFKYCWKNERWHIHEPVSFDLLEATSITDKANTWVGRITSLIDGGELFKLNVLIGSPQDEKLKAAFIKAQNILNRMPCDHEFIREEEAEDFAESLKKEIETHKA, encoded by the coding sequence ATGAAGATACCTTATAGTTTCTCAATCCTGAGATATATTCACGATATCGTATCAGGTGAGTTCATCAACGTTGGCGTTGTGCTATATGCTCCTAAGGCGAGATTTCTTAGCACTGTCTGCACGTCAAGATACGGCCGCATTTCAAAAATGTTTTCAAATATAAACGGCGACCACTTCCGACAGGTCTCAAGATACATTCAGGCAAGGCTTGAGGAAGAAGGTGAGCGTTTGCTTACTGAACTCCCATTTGAGAAAATGCCGGTTAGTGTGAAAGATTTTACTCCAAAGGTGTTGCCTATAGATGACAGTTCGCTGCAATTCTCCCCAGAAGGATATGGATTGACGGACAACCTGCAGGAAACTCTTGAACAGATTTATAACCGTTACGTAGAAAAGTATTATGAAAAAACAGAACGACAAAGCAGAAGCGATGAAGATGTATGGAAGATTTATAAGAGGCCTCTCGAGGAAAAACACGTCATTGCCAGCCTCAGACCTCACCAGATTATTGGTAACAACTATGATTATGAATTTAAATACTGCTGGAAAAATGAGCGCTGGCATATTCACGAGCCGGTCTCTTTCGATTTATTAGAAGCTACTTCTATCACCGACAAAGCAAATACATGGGTAGGACGAATCACGAGCCTGATTGATGGCGGAGAGCTTTTTAAGTTAAATGTTTTGATAGGGTCTCCGCAGGATGAGAAGTTAAAAGCAGCCTTTATTAAGGCACAAAATATATTAAACAGAATGCCATGCGACCATGAATTTATACGAGAAGAAGAGGCAGAGGATTTCGCAGAAAGCCTTAAAAAGGAAATTGAGACGCACAAAGCATAA
- a CDS encoding ParB N-terminal domain-containing protein, with the protein MSVQNINVKDVLVEQSRFSLKDLLVESNSIETSLEDSLKNLGILHPVILYRDKDGKLHLIDGRKRIHFARQNQIQTVSAIVLPEATPVTDIITLILCDKRLEIEQSIMNKVRFICFALYLKAPESWILNFLCIQFSFKPYSEFLRDCERMNDLPAELKSFCHEKKYSLKQILNLTSYPMDILLQLMAWKPILQLTASTLDEIASNLKDHLRMQNKTINDFLDGPDVQEIIRSSLSPRDRTERLRQLIYTKRFPTLSETNARMQKTVEGLKLPQAVSINWDRTLENKNVDIVVHVQDFKKLAALLSTLNSTETKKAVEEILDEL; encoded by the coding sequence ATGTCAGTCCAAAATATAAATGTCAAAGACGTCCTCGTTGAGCAAAGCCGTTTTTCGCTGAAAGATCTCCTCGTTGAATCAAACAGCATTGAAACCTCTCTTGAAGATTCTTTGAAAAATCTTGGCATACTTCATCCGGTTATTCTTTACAGAGATAAAGACGGAAAACTTCATCTGATTGACGGAAGGAAGCGGATTCATTTCGCAAGGCAGAACCAGATCCAAACAGTCAGCGCAATCGTCCTGCCGGAGGCTACGCCGGTTACAGACATCATTACCTTAATCCTCTGTGATAAGAGGCTTGAGATTGAGCAAAGCATTATGAACAAAGTCCGCTTTATCTGTTTCGCACTTTATCTCAAAGCGCCTGAATCGTGGATACTGAATTTCCTCTGCATTCAATTCAGTTTTAAACCGTACAGTGAATTCCTGCGGGACTGCGAGCGCATGAACGATTTGCCTGCAGAATTAAAATCCTTCTGCCACGAAAAAAAATACTCCCTGAAACAGATACTCAATTTAACTTCCTATCCTATGGACATACTCTTACAGTTGATGGCGTGGAAGCCGATACTGCAATTGACCGCCTCTACACTTGATGAGATCGCCTCAAATTTAAAAGATCACCTCAGGATGCAAAACAAGACCATCAATGATTTTCTCGATGGGCCTGATGTCCAGGAGATAATCAGGTCTTCACTAAGCCCCCGCGACAGGACTGAAAGGCTGCGTCAGCTTATTTATACAAAACGGTTCCCCACCCTTTCCGAGACAAACGCGAGGATGCAGAAGACGGTTGAGGGCCTTAAGCTTCCGCAGGCTGTATCTATTAACTGGGACAGGACGCTGGAGAATAAAAATGTGGACATCGTTGTCCATGTGCAGGATTTCAAAAAGCTGGCAGCGCTGCTAAGTACTTTGAACTCGACTGAAACGAAGAAGGCGGTGGAGGAAATACTGGATGAGCTTTGA
- a CDS encoding cysteate synthase — MSHYVIKCRKCGTVLKEAHCAFCEHCKDALLMTDYKETAFTERGPNEIWRFNWLPIHDHGFHQPGPVIFRSKGLSEKLGLENLFIAFNGYWPEIGAQITTCTFKEFEAAVVLENARSNGITGMVVASAGNTARAFAHLSTVSGFPVIIVVPGMCLFEMWYLEASLKIPTLVLEDGDYSDAIDLAKRIALTHGFPFEGGVKNIAKRDGLGIVLLEAVSKIGRLPDRYFQAVGSGTGAIAVWEMAERFLRDGRFGSKLPVMHLAQNLPFAPMVKAWEKNSRELFPEDLNPELIGKITTRVLSTRYPAYSVLGGVFDALSETGGKMYGIENDDVYAALELFEKAEGIDIVPAAGVAVAALCNAVENGHVDRKDTVLLNITGGGEKRLKQDMKTYKVEPVFVSKKIPDEEIEDLLCNRLKLS; from the coding sequence ATGAGCCACTACGTTATAAAATGCAGGAAATGCGGAACGGTCCTCAAGGAAGCCCACTGCGCCTTTTGCGAGCACTGCAAGGACGCGCTTCTCATGACCGATTACAAGGAGACTGCCTTTACAGAAAGAGGACCAAATGAGATATGGAGATTTAACTGGCTTCCAATCCATGATCATGGATTTCATCAGCCCGGGCCCGTGATCTTTAGGTCAAAAGGGCTGTCTGAAAAACTCGGACTTGAAAATCTCTTCATCGCGTTTAACGGGTACTGGCCTGAGATCGGGGCGCAAATCACAACCTGCACGTTCAAGGAATTTGAAGCAGCGGTGGTGCTTGAGAACGCGCGCTCAAACGGCATCACAGGAATGGTTGTGGCATCCGCTGGAAATACAGCGAGGGCCTTTGCCCACCTGTCAACCGTGTCAGGGTTCCCTGTGATAATAGTGGTCCCGGGCATGTGTCTTTTTGAGATGTGGTATCTTGAGGCTTCATTAAAAATTCCGACCCTTGTGCTTGAAGACGGCGACTATTCAGACGCAATCGATCTGGCAAAGAGAATCGCCCTGACGCACGGTTTTCCTTTTGAGGGCGGGGTGAAGAACATAGCAAAGAGGGACGGCCTCGGCATTGTCCTGCTTGAGGCGGTTTCAAAAATAGGAAGACTGCCTGACCGTTATTTCCAGGCTGTAGGAAGCGGCACCGGCGCGATTGCTGTATGGGAGATGGCTGAGAGGTTCCTTCGTGACGGAAGGTTTGGTTCAAAGCTTCCGGTAATGCACCTTGCGCAGAACCTTCCCTTTGCGCCGATGGTAAAGGCCTGGGAGAAAAACAGCAGGGAACTTTTCCCCGAGGATTTGAACCCGGAGTTAATAGGGAAGATAACAACGCGGGTACTTTCAACCCGCTACCCCGCGTACTCTGTGCTGGGCGGGGTTTTTGATGCGCTCAGTGAAACCGGAGGGAAAATGTATGGCATTGAGAATGACGATGTCTACGCGGCCCTTGAGTTATTTGAGAAAGCAGAGGGAATAGACATTGTGCCTGCCGCAGGCGTGGCTGTTGCCGCACTCTGTAACGCGGTCGAAAACGGCCATGTGGATAGAAAGGACACTGTCCTGTTAAATATCACCGGCGGCGGTGAGAAGAGGTTGAAACAGGACATGAAGACATACAAAGTTGAACCCGTGTTTGTATCGAAAAAAATCCCGGATGAAGAAATAGAGGACCTCCTGTGCAATCGCCTGAAATTGAGCTGA
- a CDS encoding (Fe-S)-binding protein, with amino-acid sequence MKNKDSFIRSLSQKQLIELDACTQCGECLKFCPVQDVTGNPSISPPEKIRMFREFIKASGGLKAMLFGGREIDRKLLEDFTKAVYECTTCGACGRSCTAGIFTERLWPMLRKEMVRHGLGPMGPQAKMPGSIERTGNPYEKPPEQRFSPWFPEGVKIAEKADIAYYAGCTGAYEAQPMVRGDVLVLSAIGEKFTMLSAEEEVCCGFPLFITGQHDMLRDLVSRLVNAYKAKGVKTLLCSCPCCVNIMVKDWPLFYGKELPFKIRHISQFVEAAIKKGKLKFRQGLKERIIYHDPCYLSRGVGIIAEPRFILSQIPEIQLLEFDRHGLDSRCCGAGGAARKVFHENAIAMGRLTIDEAVEKKADKLVLSCPACYEKVNEALLGYDKQIKIVDIMELVSGLIS; translated from the coding sequence ATGAAAAATAAGGATTCATTTATAAGGTCCCTGTCGCAGAAACAGCTCATTGAGCTGGACGCCTGCACGCAGTGCGGTGAATGCCTCAAGTTTTGTCCTGTTCAGGACGTGACAGGTAACCCGAGCATTTCACCGCCTGAGAAGATACGCATGTTCAGGGAATTTATAAAGGCTTCCGGCGGCCTCAAGGCAATGCTGTTTGGCGGCAGGGAAATCGACCGCAAGCTGCTTGAGGATTTCACCAAGGCAGTGTATGAATGCACGACCTGCGGGGCCTGCGGTCGAAGCTGTACAGCAGGAATATTTACGGAAAGGCTCTGGCCCATGCTGAGAAAAGAAATGGTAAGGCACGGCCTTGGGCCGATGGGGCCGCAGGCAAAAATGCCCGGCTCGATTGAACGCACGGGCAATCCATATGAAAAGCCGCCTGAGCAGAGATTCAGCCCGTGGTTTCCTGAGGGAGTAAAGATCGCGGAGAAAGCGGACATAGCTTATTACGCCGGATGCACCGGCGCGTATGAGGCTCAGCCGATGGTAAGGGGCGATGTGCTGGTGCTGTCTGCCATTGGAGAAAAATTTACGATGCTGTCTGCGGAGGAAGAGGTGTGCTGCGGATTTCCGTTATTCATAACAGGCCAGCACGATATGCTGAGGGATTTGGTCAGCAGGCTTGTTAACGCGTATAAGGCAAAAGGGGTCAAGACCCTTTTGTGTTCATGTCCCTGCTGCGTAAATATTATGGTAAAGGACTGGCCGCTGTTCTATGGAAAGGAGCTGCCATTTAAGATAAGGCACATCAGCCAGTTTGTCGAGGCTGCGATAAAAAAAGGCAAGCTGAAATTCAGGCAGGGACTGAAGGAGAGAATAATCTATCATGACCCGTGCTACTTAAGCAGGGGAGTTGGAATAATAGCGGAGCCGAGATTTATTCTTTCACAGATACCGGAGATACAGCTCCTGGAATTTGACAGGCACGGCCTTGACTCTCGGTGCTGCGGCGCAGGCGGGGCCGCGCGAAAGGTCTTTCACGAAAACGCCATCGCGATGGGAAGATTAACAATAGACGAAGCGGTAGAGAAAAAAGCTGATAAACTTGTATTAAGCTGCCCGGCATGTTATGAAAAAGTTAATGAAGCCTTGCTGGGATATGACAAGCAGATAAAGATCGTGGACATCATGGAGCTGGTTTCGGGATTGATATCGTAG
- a CDS encoding ABC transporter substrate-binding protein has product MPLRIAHLSTFYHTSILLIAQGNIDREISADVQWRLFGTGPAIVDAFQRGEIDLAYIGLPPAIIGMDKGVKFKCIAGGHVEGTVIIGGAECKGSPETDDLAEVLTQFRGHKIGVPGKGSIHDVIITECLERFNLKSEIDIVNFRWSDLIIDAMHKGQVAAAVGTPALAVALGRFAGGKILCPPSKLWPDNPSYGILVEDNFLNGHRETIERFLKLHEEATAFFRNRPREAAKIISDYTGIVDADFVLDTLNISPKYCASITKGYISSTMAFVKVLKRLGYISRELSDEEIFDTSMIKKIHPSKDHYQDGIAI; this is encoded by the coding sequence ATGCCGCTAAGGATAGCCCATCTCTCCACCTTTTATCACACCTCGATACTTTTAATAGCCCAAGGCAACATTGATCGGGAGATCAGTGCCGATGTCCAATGGAGGCTGTTTGGCACCGGACCTGCGATAGTTGATGCATTTCAAAGAGGAGAGATCGATCTGGCTTATATCGGACTTCCTCCGGCAATTATCGGCATGGATAAAGGAGTGAAGTTCAAATGCATTGCAGGCGGGCATGTTGAAGGCACGGTCATCATCGGAGGGGCTGAATGCAAGGGGTCCCCGGAAACTGATGATCTCGCCGAAGTGTTAACACAGTTTCGCGGCCACAAGATAGGGGTGCCGGGAAAAGGTTCCATTCATGATGTCATTATCACTGAATGTCTTGAGAGATTTAATTTAAAAAGTGAAATTGACATTGTAAACTTCCGGTGGTCTGACCTGATCATAGATGCGATGCACAAGGGGCAGGTAGCAGCGGCAGTCGGCACGCCAGCTCTTGCCGTCGCGCTTGGCCGCTTTGCAGGAGGGAAGATACTTTGTCCCCCGTCTAAACTCTGGCCTGACAATCCAAGCTACGGCATCCTTGTTGAGGACAATTTTCTGAATGGACACCGCGAAACCATTGAACGCTTTCTTAAGCTGCACGAAGAAGCAACGGCATTTTTTAGAAACAGGCCGCGGGAGGCTGCAAAGATAATTTCAGATTATACCGGGATCGTAGACGCGGATTTTGTTCTGGACACCTTGAATATCTCGCCAAAGTATTGCGCTTCCATTACCAAAGGATATATTTCTTCCACAATGGCATTTGTGAAGGTATTGAAGAGGCTTGGATATATAAGCCGCGAGCTCTCAGATGAAGAAATTTTCGATACCTCAATGATCAAAAAGATCCACCCCTCAAAAGACCATTACCAGGACGGAATAGCTATTTAA
- a CDS encoding peptide chain release factor-like protein yields MFPVSPEKEKSLKAKLDNLGIHEKDIEESFIRSGGHGGQNVNKVATCVYLKHIPTGVEVKCQKARTQGMNRYYARVLLFEKVERLIKGKESEEEQRIEKIRRQKRKRSKRAKEKMLEGKHLQSIKKEKRSYHPSREE; encoded by the coding sequence ATGTTCCCTGTAAGCCCGGAAAAAGAAAAGTCTCTCAAGGCCAAACTCGACAACCTTGGCATTCATGAAAAGGACATCGAGGAATCGTTCATCCGCTCAGGCGGGCACGGCGGGCAGAATGTCAACAAGGTCGCAACCTGTGTTTATCTAAAACACATCCCAACCGGTGTTGAGGTCAAATGCCAGAAGGCGCGCACTCAGGGAATGAACCGATATTATGCCCGTGTGCTGCTTTTTGAAAAAGTAGAACGCCTGATAAAAGGCAAGGAGAGCGAGGAAGAACAACGGATCGAAAAGATCAGGCGGCAGAAACGCAAACGCTCAAAGCGCGCAAAGGAAAAGATGCTTGAAGGGAAACACCTGCAATCCATAAAAAAAGAAAAACGTTCTTATCACCCTTCCCGTGAAGAGTAA